A genome region from Streptomyces sp. NBC_01296 includes the following:
- a CDS encoding ABC transporter permease has protein sequence MYNPTVARLTYRALLGRRRALILCGLPVLLIVISLAVRAFTGLDDKVAADLLGGFALATMVPLIGVIAGTGAIGPEIDDGSIVYLLSKPVKRPTIIMTKLIVAIAVTMAFSAIPTLIAGFILNGNGQQIAVAYTVAALVASIAYSALFLLLGTVSRHAVVFGLVYALIWESLFGSLVSGAKTLSVQQWALALAEKVAGEGYVDATVGLPTAVILLSVVTVGATVYAGQKLRRLTLAGEE, from the coding sequence ATGTACAACCCCACTGTCGCCCGGCTCACCTACCGCGCGCTGCTCGGCCGCCGCCGCGCGCTGATCCTCTGCGGGCTGCCCGTCCTGCTGATCGTGATCTCCCTCGCCGTCCGCGCCTTCACCGGCCTGGACGACAAGGTCGCGGCCGACCTGCTGGGCGGCTTCGCCCTCGCCACCATGGTTCCGCTGATCGGCGTCATCGCCGGCACCGGCGCCATCGGCCCGGAGATCGACGACGGCTCGATCGTCTACCTGCTCTCCAAGCCGGTGAAGCGCCCGACGATCATCATGACCAAGCTGATCGTCGCGATCGCCGTCACCATGGCCTTCTCCGCGATCCCGACCCTGATCGCCGGCTTCATCCTCAACGGCAACGGCCAGCAGATCGCCGTCGCCTACACCGTCGCCGCCCTCGTCGCCTCGATCGCCTACAGCGCCCTGTTCCTGCTGCTGGGCACCGTCAGCCGGCACGCGGTCGTCTTCGGCCTGGTCTACGCCCTGATCTGGGAGTCGCTCTTCGGCAGCCTGGTCTCCGGGGCGAAGACCCTCAGCGTCCAGCAGTGGGCTCTGGCCCTCGCCGAGAAGGTCGCCGGCGAAGGCTACGTCGACGCCACCGTCGGCCTGCCCACCGCGGTGATCCTGCTCTCGGTGGTCACCGTCGGTGCCACCGTCTACGCCGGCCAGAAGCTGCGCCGCCTCACCCTGGCGGGCGAGGAGTAG
- a CDS encoding rhomboid-like protein, with translation MTEHTEPEPSRPVRSWIRSSPGTHIWLLLLAVTSVIVVIAPDHLEHVLLHRHSSNIHELTRHPVRALLSSAFWIENPASLALYTVLFELFHAPVERWLGTLRWLAIVATAHITATLISQKVVLMAIQDHRAPQSMIHVVDVGVSYGLAASIGVLTYRLPNPLRWLYLVCVVAFFGLPLLTGGTFTDLGHAISLSVGLLAWPLTRHPHPRHVSRET, from the coding sequence ATGACGGAGCACACCGAGCCCGAGCCGTCCAGGCCCGTACGGTCCTGGATACGCTCCTCGCCCGGTACGCACATATGGCTGCTGCTCCTCGCCGTCACGAGCGTCATCGTCGTGATCGCGCCCGACCACCTCGAGCACGTCCTGCTCCACCGCCACAGCAGCAATATCCACGAGCTCACCCGGCACCCCGTGCGCGCCCTGCTCTCCAGTGCCTTCTGGATCGAGAACCCGGCCTCGCTCGCGCTGTACACCGTCCTCTTCGAGCTCTTCCACGCTCCCGTCGAACGCTGGCTCGGCACCCTGCGCTGGCTCGCCATCGTCGCGACCGCCCACATCACGGCCACCCTGATCAGCCAGAAGGTGGTCCTGATGGCCATTCAGGACCACCGGGCCCCGCAGAGCATGATCCACGTCGTCGATGTCGGCGTCAGCTACGGACTCGCCGCCTCGATCGGGGTCCTTACCTACCGGCTCCCGAACCCCTTGCGCTGGCTCTACCTCGTCTGTGTCGTCGCCTTCTTCGGGCTCCCCCTCCTCACCGGAGGCACCTTCACCGACCTCGGGCACGCCATCTCGCTCTCCGTCGGGCTGCTCGCCTGGCCGCTGACCCGCCACCCGCACCCCAGACATGTTTCACGTGAAACATGA
- the pheA gene encoding prephenate dehydratase, which produces MSATRFTYLGPEGTFTEAALRTLPEAATRELVPMVSVPAALDAVRNGEAAAALVPIENSVEGGVTATLDELASGEPLMIYREVLLPITFALLVRPGTKLSDVKTVTGHPVAQPQVRNWLRANLPDAVWESAASNADGARLVQEGRFDAAFAGEFAAATYGLVPLVTEIHDAENAETRFVLVGRPARPAAPTGADKTSVVLWLGDDHPGALLELLQEFAVRGVNLMLIQSRPTGAGIGNYCFAVDAEGHISDRRVSEALMGLKRTCPQVRFLGSYPRAGVAQGDVRDPRPGTSDGDFTAASDWLTRCLDGRA; this is translated from the coding sequence ATGTCGGCCACCCGCTTCACCTATCTCGGTCCCGAGGGCACCTTCACCGAAGCCGCCCTCCGCACACTGCCGGAAGCCGCGACCCGGGAGCTCGTCCCGATGGTGTCGGTCCCGGCCGCCCTGGATGCCGTCCGCAACGGGGAGGCCGCGGCCGCCCTGGTGCCGATCGAGAACTCGGTGGAGGGCGGCGTCACCGCCACGCTGGACGAGCTGGCCTCCGGCGAACCGCTGATGATCTACCGCGAGGTGCTGCTGCCCATCACGTTCGCGCTGCTCGTGCGGCCCGGGACCAAGCTGTCGGACGTCAAGACCGTCACCGGACACCCCGTCGCCCAGCCCCAGGTGCGCAACTGGCTGCGGGCGAACCTGCCCGACGCGGTATGGGAGTCGGCCGCCTCCAACGCCGACGGCGCCCGGCTGGTCCAGGAGGGCCGCTTCGACGCCGCTTTCGCGGGTGAGTTCGCGGCCGCCACGTACGGGCTCGTCCCGCTGGTCACCGAGATCCACGACGCGGAGAACGCCGAGACCCGGTTCGTGCTCGTCGGGCGCCCCGCCCGGCCCGCCGCACCGACCGGCGCCGACAAGACCTCCGTCGTGCTGTGGCTCGGCGACGACCACCCCGGTGCGCTGCTGGAGCTCCTCCAGGAGTTCGCCGTCCGCGGGGTCAACCTGATGCTGATCCAGTCCCGGCCGACGGGCGCGGGCATCGGCAACTACTGCTTCGCCGTCGACGCGGAGGGCCACATCTCCGACCGCAGGGTCAGCGAGGCGCTCATGGGGCTCAAGCGCACCTGCCCCCAGGTCCGCTTCCTCGGTTCCTACCCGCGTGCGGGCGTCGCTCAGGGTGACGTGCGCGATCCGCGGCCCGGCACCTCGGACGGTGACTTCACGGCGGCTTCCGACTGGCTGACGCGCTGCCTCGACGGCCGGGCGTAG
- a CDS encoding ABC transporter ATP-binding protein yields the protein MTTIDIDHTSRWFGNVVAVNDVTMHIGPGVTGLLGPNGAGKSTLINMMGGFLAPSTGTVTLDGAPIWQNEQVYKQIGVVPEREAMYDFLTGREFVVANAELHGLDDAAAQRALATVEMEYAQDRKISTYSKGMRQRVKMASALVHDPSVLLLDEPFNGMDPRQRMQLMDLLRRMGDDGRTVLFSSHILEEVEQLASHIEVVVAGRHAASGDFRKIRRLMTDRPHRYVVRSSDDRALAAALIADPSTAGIEIDLKEGALRIQAVDFGRFTELLPRVARAHGIRLLTVSPSDESLESVFSYLVAA from the coding sequence GTGACCACCATCGACATCGACCACACCTCCCGCTGGTTCGGGAACGTCGTCGCCGTCAACGACGTGACCATGCACATCGGCCCCGGCGTCACCGGGCTGCTGGGCCCCAACGGCGCCGGGAAGTCCACCCTCATCAACATGATGGGCGGCTTCCTCGCGCCCTCCACGGGCACCGTCACCCTCGACGGCGCGCCGATCTGGCAGAACGAGCAGGTCTACAAGCAGATCGGCGTCGTGCCCGAGCGCGAAGCCATGTACGACTTCCTCACCGGCCGGGAGTTCGTCGTCGCCAACGCCGAGCTGCACGGTCTCGACGACGCGGCCGCCCAGCGGGCGCTCGCCACCGTCGAGATGGAGTACGCCCAGGACCGCAAGATCTCCACGTACTCCAAGGGCATGCGCCAGCGCGTGAAGATGGCCTCGGCCCTCGTCCACGACCCGTCCGTGCTGCTCCTCGACGAGCCGTTCAACGGCATGGACCCGCGCCAGCGCATGCAGCTCATGGACCTGCTGCGGCGCATGGGTGACGACGGCCGCACCGTGCTGTTCTCCTCCCACATCCTGGAGGAGGTCGAACAGCTCGCCTCCCACATCGAGGTGGTCGTCGCCGGCCGGCACGCCGCCTCCGGCGACTTCCGCAAGATCCGCCGCCTGATGACGGACCGCCCGCACCGCTACGTCGTCCGCTCCTCCGACGACCGGGCCCTCGCCGCGGCCCTGATCGCCGACCCCTCCACCGCCGGCATCGAGATCGACCTCAAGGAAGGCGCGCTGCGCATCCAGGCCGTCGACTTCGGCCGCTTCACCGAACTGCTGCCGCGGGTCGCCCGTGCGCACGGCATCCGGCTGCTGACGGTCTCGCCCTCCGACGAGTCCCTCGAGTCGGTCTTCTCCTACCTCGTCGCGGCCTGA
- a CDS encoding ABC transporter ATP-binding protein: MTVIATESLSKRYPRVTAIDRLSLDIGPGVTGLVGANGAGKSTLIKILLGLSPATEGRAAVLGLDVATHGSAIRERVGYMPEHDCLPPDVSATEFVVHMARMSGLPPTAARERTADTLRHVGLYEERYRPIGGYSTGMKQRVKLAQALVHDPQLVLLDEPTNGLDPVGRDEMLGLIRRVYTDFGISVLVTSHLLGELERTCDHVVVVDGGKLLRSSSTSDFTQITTTLAVEVTDSDTHPDGTAALRKALAEAGITLAAGEEQGLPGAGHILLVEATGEDTYDTVRDTVADLGLGLVRMEQRRHHIAEVFRDNDQQQLVRKGAGSDGA; the protein is encoded by the coding sequence GTGACTGTCATCGCGACCGAAAGCCTGAGCAAGCGGTACCCCCGAGTGACCGCAATCGACCGGCTCTCCCTGGACATCGGGCCGGGAGTGACCGGCCTCGTGGGTGCCAACGGAGCCGGCAAGTCCACGCTGATCAAGATCCTGCTTGGACTGTCCCCCGCCACCGAGGGCCGCGCTGCCGTGCTCGGACTCGACGTCGCCACCCATGGCAGCGCCATCCGTGAGCGCGTCGGCTACATGCCCGAGCACGACTGCCTGCCACCCGACGTCTCGGCCACCGAGTTCGTCGTACACATGGCGCGCATGTCCGGGCTCCCGCCCACCGCCGCCCGCGAGCGGACCGCCGACACCCTGCGCCACGTGGGCCTGTACGAGGAGCGCTACCGCCCCATCGGCGGGTACTCCACGGGCATGAAGCAGCGGGTCAAGCTGGCCCAGGCGCTCGTACACGACCCCCAGCTGGTGCTCCTCGACGAGCCCACCAACGGCCTCGACCCCGTCGGCCGCGACGAGATGCTCGGCCTGATCCGCCGCGTCTACACCGACTTCGGCATCTCCGTCCTGGTCACCTCCCACCTCCTCGGCGAGCTGGAGCGGACCTGCGACCACGTCGTGGTCGTCGACGGCGGCAAGCTGCTGCGTTCCAGCTCCACCAGCGACTTCACGCAGATCACCACGACCCTCGCGGTCGAGGTCACCGACTCCGACACCCACCCGGACGGCACCGCCGCCCTGCGCAAGGCGCTCGCCGAGGCGGGCATCACCCTCGCCGCGGGCGAGGAGCAGGGCCTGCCGGGAGCCGGCCACATCCTGCTCGTCGAGGCCACCGGCGAGGACACCTACGACACCGTGCGCGACACCGTCGCCGACCTGGGCCTCGGCCTGGTCCGCATGGAACAGCGCCGCCACCACATCGCGGAGGTCTTCCGCGACAACGACCAGCAGCAGCTCGTCCGGAAGGGAGCCGGTTCCGATGGCGCCTGA
- a CDS encoding M24 family metallopeptidase, which translates to MAGDTRERTAQLSADLRGFREVQRLSYECAETVAAQLRPGVTEREAARMQREWLRERGVRDWFHLPFAWFGDRTAFANFKIPLQFFPTNRKLEPGMPFILDMAPVHKGYAADIGYSGSLGLNPVQDRLMSDLRVHRELILEQVRERRPLREIYENVERLMIRQGYANRHRAYPFGVIAHKIDRVKERRWSPTAFGFGTQSLKGLASDALHGHREGWSPLWSPYHFSDHPPQPGLWAVEPHLGFRGTGAKFEEILVVTDSGDPEESAFWLDDDLPHVRRWAEERAA; encoded by the coding sequence ATGGCTGGGGACACCAGGGAACGCACCGCGCAACTCTCGGCGGACCTGCGCGGGTTCAGGGAAGTGCAACGCCTCTCGTACGAGTGCGCGGAGACCGTCGCGGCCCAGCTGCGGCCGGGGGTGACCGAGCGCGAGGCGGCGCGGATGCAGCGTGAGTGGCTGCGCGAGCGCGGCGTGCGGGACTGGTTCCACCTGCCGTTCGCGTGGTTCGGGGACCGCACCGCCTTCGCGAACTTCAAGATCCCCCTGCAGTTCTTCCCGACGAACCGGAAGCTGGAGCCGGGGATGCCGTTCATCCTCGACATGGCCCCCGTCCACAAGGGGTACGCGGCCGACATCGGGTACTCGGGCAGCCTCGGCCTGAACCCCGTACAGGACCGGCTCATGTCCGATCTGCGGGTGCACCGCGAGCTGATCCTGGAGCAGGTCCGCGAGCGCCGCCCGCTCCGCGAGATCTACGAGAACGTCGAGCGGCTGATGATCCGCCAGGGGTATGCCAACCGGCACCGCGCCTACCCCTTCGGGGTGATCGCCCACAAAATAGACCGGGTCAAGGAGCGGCGCTGGTCCCCGACCGCCTTCGGGTTCGGGACGCAGTCCCTCAAGGGGCTGGCCTCCGACGCCCTGCACGGGCACCGCGAGGGCTGGTCCCCGCTGTGGAGCCCGTACCACTTCTCCGACCACCCGCCGCAGCCCGGCCTGTGGGCGGTGGAACCGCACCTGGGCTTCCGGGGCACCGGCGCGAAGTTCGAGGAGATCCTGGTCGTCACCGACTCCGGGGATCCCGAGGAGAGCGCGTTCTGGCTGGACGACGATCTGCCGCACGTGCGGCGCTGGGCCGAGGAGAGGGCAGCATGA
- the serS gene encoding serine--tRNA ligase, translated as MIDLRLLREDPDRVRASQRARGEDVELVDALLSADERRRSSGMRFDELRNEQKSLGKLIPKASPEERAELLKKAEQLKQDVKAAEAEQNEADEAAKQLLLQLGNIVHEDVPVGGEEDFTVLETHGTIRDFGAEGFEPKDHLELGELLGAIDVERGAKVSGSRFYYLTGVGALLELALVNAAIAQATEAGFIPMLTPALVRPRAMEGTGFLGQAAENVYHLEKDDYYLVGTSEVPLAAYHMDEIIDADKLPLRYAGFSPCFRREAGTYGKDTRGIFRVHQFDKVEMFSYVAPEDAEAEHQRLLEWEKQWLTSLELPFQVIDVATGDLGSSASRKFDCEAWIPTQGKYRELTSASNCNSFQARRLSIRYRDGKKTAPLSTLNGTLCAVPRTIVAILENHQQADGSVRVPAALRPYLGGREVLEPITK; from the coding sequence GTGATTGACCTCCGGCTGCTCCGTGAAGACCCTGACCGTGTCCGCGCCTCGCAGCGCGCCCGTGGAGAGGACGTCGAACTCGTCGACGCACTGCTCTCCGCCGACGAGCGCCGCAGGTCCTCCGGGATGCGCTTCGACGAACTGCGCAATGAGCAGAAGTCGCTCGGCAAGCTCATCCCCAAGGCCTCCCCGGAGGAGCGGGCGGAGCTGCTGAAGAAGGCCGAACAGCTCAAGCAGGACGTCAAGGCCGCCGAGGCCGAGCAGAACGAGGCCGACGAAGCCGCCAAGCAGCTTCTCCTCCAGCTCGGCAACATCGTCCACGAGGACGTCCCGGTCGGCGGCGAGGAGGACTTCACCGTCCTGGAGACGCACGGCACCATCCGCGACTTCGGCGCCGAGGGCTTCGAGCCCAAGGACCACCTGGAGCTCGGCGAACTGCTGGGCGCCATCGACGTCGAGCGCGGCGCCAAGGTCTCCGGCTCGCGCTTCTACTACCTGACCGGTGTGGGCGCCCTGCTGGAGCTGGCGCTGGTCAACGCGGCCATCGCCCAGGCCACCGAGGCCGGCTTCATCCCGATGCTGACCCCGGCGCTGGTCCGCCCGCGCGCCATGGAGGGCACCGGCTTCCTCGGCCAGGCCGCGGAGAACGTGTACCACCTCGAGAAGGACGACTACTACCTGGTCGGCACCTCCGAGGTCCCGCTCGCCGCGTACCACATGGACGAGATCATCGACGCCGACAAGCTGCCGCTGCGGTACGCCGGCTTCTCGCCGTGCTTCCGCCGCGAGGCCGGTACGTACGGCAAGGACACCCGCGGCATCTTCCGCGTCCACCAGTTCGACAAGGTCGAGATGTTCTCGTACGTCGCGCCGGAGGACGCCGAGGCCGAGCACCAGCGCCTCCTGGAGTGGGAGAAGCAGTGGCTGACCAGCCTGGAGCTGCCCTTCCAGGTGATCGACGTCGCCACCGGTGACCTGGGCTCCTCCGCCTCGCGCAAGTTCGACTGCGAGGCGTGGATCCCGACGCAGGGCAAGTACCGCGAGCTCACCTCCGCCTCGAACTGCAACAGCTTCCAGGCCCGCCGCCTGTCGATCCGCTACCGCGACGGCAAGAAGACCGCGCCGCTCTCGACGCTGAACGGCACGCTGTGCGCCGTACCGCGCACGATCGTCGCCATCCTGGAGAACCACCAGCAGGCCGACGGTTCGGTGCGGGTGCCTGCGGCGCTCCGTCCGTACCTGGGCGGCCGCGAGGTCCTGGAGCCGATCACCAAGTGA
- a CDS encoding ABC transporter permease subunit: protein MAPDTSTQIHNIGYRSYEGARLGRAYARKSLFSQSLRGAYGLGRSAKSKVLPMLLFAVMCIPAVIIDGIAIMVPGSTDLPIKYTTYALTTQVIIGLYLASQAPQSVSRDLRFKTVPLYFSRPIERVDYVLAKFAAMASALFILTAAPLLIMWIGSMLAKFDFADQTKGFAQGLVSVLLLSVLFAGLGLIMAALTPRRGFGVAAIIAVLLIPYGAVTAVQGIAYNTGSTGAIDWMGLFSPITLIDGVQTAFLGATSAFPGGDGPSVGVGFVYLLVVLALIAGSYAALMARYRKAGL, encoded by the coding sequence ATGGCGCCTGACACCTCGACCCAGATCCACAACATCGGCTACCGGTCCTACGAGGGAGCCCGGCTCGGCCGCGCCTACGCCCGCAAGTCGCTGTTCTCCCAGTCCCTGCGCGGCGCGTACGGACTCGGCCGCTCGGCCAAGTCCAAGGTCCTCCCGATGCTCCTCTTCGCGGTGATGTGCATTCCCGCGGTGATCATCGACGGGATCGCCATCATGGTGCCCGGCTCCACGGACCTGCCGATCAAGTACACGACGTACGCCCTGACCACCCAGGTGATCATCGGCCTGTACCTCGCCTCGCAGGCGCCCCAGTCGGTCTCCCGGGACCTGCGCTTCAAGACCGTGCCGCTCTACTTCTCGCGGCCCATCGAGCGCGTCGACTACGTCCTCGCGAAGTTCGCGGCGATGGCCTCGGCCCTGTTCATCCTCACCGCCGCACCGCTGCTGATCATGTGGATCGGCTCGATGCTGGCCAAATTCGACTTCGCGGACCAGACCAAGGGGTTCGCCCAGGGACTGGTCTCCGTGCTGCTGCTCTCGGTGCTGTTCGCCGGCCTCGGCCTGATCATGGCCGCGCTCACGCCGCGGCGCGGCTTCGGCGTCGCCGCCATCATCGCCGTGCTCCTGATCCCCTACGGCGCGGTGACCGCCGTCCAGGGCATCGCGTACAACACCGGTTCGACCGGTGCCATCGACTGGATGGGCCTGTTCTCCCCGATCACCCTGATCGACGGCGTGCAGACGGCCTTCCTCGGTGCCACCTCCGCCTTCCCCGGCGGAGACGGCCCCTCGGTCGGCGTCGGATTCGTGTACCTGCTCGTCGTCCTCGCCCTCATCGCCGGCTCCTACGCCGCCCTGATGGCCCGCTACCGGAAGGCCGGGCTGTGA
- a CDS encoding HAD family hydrolase, which translates to MSPAPFPYKLVATDLDGTLLRGDDTVSERTREALVAATAAGAAHIIVTGRAVPWTRSVLDDLGYKGIAVCGQGAQVYDAGAHRLLTSVTLDRQLAGLALSKLEAEVGPLALAASRDGVDGDVLFGPGYQVQGGLPAVYLEDTTEVWTAPLNKLYIQHPELDDDALVKVARETVGSLVDIVMAGPGIVEILPLGLTKATGLSLAARRLGVKAAETIAFGDMPNDIPMFGWAAHGVAMANAHAELKAVADEVTTSNEEDGIAVVLERLLGAA; encoded by the coding sequence GTGAGCCCGGCCCCGTTCCCGTACAAGCTCGTCGCGACCGACCTCGACGGCACGCTGCTGCGTGGCGACGACACCGTCTCGGAACGCACCCGTGAAGCGCTCGTCGCGGCCACCGCGGCGGGCGCGGCGCACATCATCGTCACCGGCCGGGCCGTGCCCTGGACCCGGAGCGTGCTGGACGACCTCGGCTACAAGGGGATCGCGGTGTGCGGGCAGGGCGCGCAGGTCTACGACGCGGGAGCCCACCGGCTGCTGACGTCGGTGACGCTCGACCGGCAGCTGGCCGGACTGGCGCTGTCGAAGCTGGAGGCCGAGGTGGGTCCGCTGGCGCTCGCGGCCAGCCGGGACGGGGTGGACGGCGACGTGCTGTTCGGGCCCGGCTATCAGGTGCAGGGGGGCCTGCCGGCGGTCTACCTGGAGGACACCACGGAGGTCTGGACGGCTCCGCTGAACAAGCTGTACATCCAGCACCCGGAGCTCGACGACGACGCGCTGGTGAAGGTGGCCCGGGAGACGGTGGGCTCCTTGGTGGACATCGTCATGGCCGGCCCGGGCATAGTGGAGATCCTGCCGCTGGGGCTGACGAAGGCCACCGGCCTCTCGCTGGCCGCCCGCCGGCTGGGTGTGAAGGCGGCGGAGACGATCGCCTTCGGTGACATGCCCAACGACATCCCGATGTTCGGCTGGGCGGCCCACGGCGTGGCGATGGCCAATGCCCATGCGGAGCTGAAGGCGGTGGCCGACGAGGTGACGACCTCCAACGAGGAGGACGGCATCGCGGTGGTGCTGGAGCGTCTGCTGGGCGCCGCCTGA